TTAATTTAGCCAGCATATATTCTAATAGGAATAGATTACCGATCTGGCTGAAATGTCCAGCTGTTCAGGGATAAGGCTGAAAAGTAAGTGAAGGGATGGGATATGATTCGTGTTTACGTTCAAGAAAAATGGTTTAAATTAGTGTTATCAACAAAGGTATTTGTCCTATGAGCACTATATAGTTTGGTCAAGTTACAATGGAGTGCAGAACCAGACAATATGTCCACACGATCTTTGAGGTTCGGTAAGAACCCCATCGTTCTTTGACATAGGTTCGGTCGTTCACCCCTCATAGAAAAGTCGGGTGAAGTGCTTCGTAACTTTCCAGTGGAGGGATGATGAAAAAAACAGCGCCTGCACGAAGCCTGTCTCTATTAGGATTGATCGGTCTGCTTATCGCAGCTCCCATGATATTGTTCGGCGTAGTGTTAGGCCATTTAAATAAACGTGAGAATAAGGTACGTTCTATCGAATACGTCCTAATCCCGCCCGCTGATTCCAATACCGGATCGCCAGAATAAGTCCAGAACTGCAAGAAGTCAGTAACCGGTAACAGTGATATCACCGACATATACGAACGGCTCGATCGGTGCTCCCGCTGCTGGTTTACGTCCAAGGACCCCCCCCCCTCATAGAACTTGTTCCGGCTAAGGTCCCCAGATTTTGTTAGTTCCTTTCCTGAGAGGATGCGATGGACCGGTCGGAGACCACTTCGCGATGGATCAATAGTATTCCACCAACAAGAGCACTGGAGCCCGTTAGAAGTCCGGACTCCAGGTCCATCAGGTCCATAGGCATAGCTAGGAAGGTACCGGCGATGGTCATCGCTCCTCCCAGAGCTAGGAGGACATACAGCGGGCGGCGCAGCGTGGCGACGCTGGACAGGAACTTTTCGCTCAGCCCATTGGTCGAATTTCCGAACACCTCCAGCGTGATCATGATTATGGAGAGCCCGGCCAACCACTCCAGGGGTGCGGTGATCTCAGTTATGAAGGCGTTACCGAAATAGTCTGGATAGGAGTGAGGCAGGAAATCGCCCAGTGCCGGCCAGAACAGCGTATTGGGAATGTTCCACATGCCGTCCAGCAACAGGTGGGTCAGTATGCCACCGCCTAGCACAAGAAGCAGGGGCGAGGACCGTGACCTCCAGTATAGGATGCCGGCAACCATTACTATGCCCAAGAACAGGAGCGTATGGGCATAGATTCGCCCTGAGTCCAGCGTGCCTCGGAGCAGGATGTGGCCCAGGGGCTTATCGATAAGGTCGGGCAGTATCGCACCGATCGCCGCCACCGGGATGGCAGACCGAAGACCGTAGCGATGGTACACCAGTAGCCCGAGGATGCACCCTATGAGCAGATGTCCGATCAAGAGCACGAAACGCCAATACCGGATTCCGTTCAAATAGATGACCGTCATCGCCGGTGGGGAACGATAATGACCTCCTGCATGAACATGGGTCCGGAACCAGCACGGAGTAATATCATACGGTTCACCGCCGCTCGAACGTTCGTCCGTGGCGGTCATCCCTATGAAAATATTATTAACGCCCGGTTGAATGTTAGAGCGGGAGGACCATGCTCGAGATCAAGAACCTCACGGTGCAAGTGGGCGAGAGGAGGGTGCTCAATGACGTTTCCATGTCTGTGCCATCCGGCGCCACCTGTGTGCTCTTCGGGCCTAACGGCTCCGGCAAGTCAACGCTGCTGTCCACCATCATGGGTCTGGGCAGCTACAAGGTGGTGGATGGCCAGATCATACTTGATGGCACAGATATCACGTACATGCCGATACATGAGCGCGCAAAGCTAGGTATAGGACTAATGTCCCAGCGACCCCCCAACCTGGTCGGGGTGCAGCTGCGGACGATGCTGAAGGTGACAGGTCAGGGCAGGGTGGACCCGGCGAAGCTCGCCGGTACATTGGACATGGAGCGCTTCCTGGAGCGGGACGTCAATGTCGGTTTCTCAGGAGGCGAGATCAAGCGCTCGGAGCTGCTCCAGCTTGCTGCCCAGAACCCCTGCATCTACCTGCTGGACGAGCCTGAGTCCGGCGTGGACCTGCAGAGCATCGAGAGGGTGGGAACGATGATCCATGAGCTTATCACCGGCGGCATCGCCTGCGCCGGCAAGAGGGAGAAGGAGGGCAAGAGCGCCCTGATCATCACCCATACGGGCCAGATACTGGATTACGTCGAGGCGGACCGTGGCTACGTGATGTGCGACGGGACCATGTACTGTTCTGGGAATCCCAGGGAACTGCTGAGGGAGATCCGAACGAAGGGGTACGAGGAGTGCATACAATGTCGGCTAGTGAGAATGAACTGAGAAAGCGCGCTGAATCTGCCCTGGAGAAGCAGGCCAAGCTAGGTGAGGACTTCGACCTAAGCAAGTTCGAGGAGGGAGCCCGGGACATACCCTTATCATCGAGCCTGGACGAGCTTTCCGATGACGTGCAGGAGACGATGATACGCTGTGGCGTGGTCCCATCGGAGGCTGGAAGGGTAGGTAGCATGGTGGTCCTGGACAACTCGGTGGTGGCCTCTACCCAGACCGGGAAGGGCTTCGAGATGATGGACACCAGAGATGCCCTAAAGAAGTACAACTGGCTCAAGGACTATTCATGGAAGGCGGTGGATGTAGATGCTGACAAGTACACGGCCACCGCATATCTCAGCGACTCTCCAGGATACTTCATACGCGCCATGGCCGGCCACAAGATGAAGATGCCCATTCAGACCTGCCTCATGGTCGGCCACGATCGGACGGCTCAGACGATACACAACATCATCATCGTCGAAGAGGGAGCTTCCCTGGAGATCGTGACCGGCTGCACCACCAAATCCGGTGTGGAGAGGGCCATCCACTTGGGGATCTCGGAGATCTACGTGAAGAAGGGCGGCAGCCTCACTTTCACCATGATCCACAACTGGGCGGAGCAGGTAGGGGTCCGCCCCCGGACGGGCATCATCGTGGAGGAGGACGGATCTTTCGTAAACAACTATGTCACCCTCAAGAAGGTCCGCAGCGTGCAGACGTACCCCACCGCCCGGCTGGTAGGCAGGGGAGCGGTGGGGCACTTCAACACCGTGGCGGTAGCCCCTCCTGGCTCAGTACTGGACCTAGGCTCGAGGGTGGTGCTGAGCGCTCCTGATACCAAGGCGGAGATCATCTCCCGGTCCATAACAACGGGCGGCGAAGTTATCAACCGCGGCCGTCTCGTAGGCGAGGCCCCTAACATCAAGGCGCACCTGGAGTGCCGGGGCCTGATCCTCGGCAACAAGGGAGTAAATGTAGCCATCCCCGAGCTGGAGGCCCGGGTCCCGGACGTGGAGATGACCCATGAGGCTTCCCTGGGAAAGATCGCCAGGGACCAGGTGGAGTACATCATGTCCCGCGGCCTGAGCGAGGACGAGGCGGTGGGCATGATCGTCAGAGGCTTCCTGGAAGTAGGCATCAGGAACATACCAGAGGGGCTGAAGGCGGAGATAGACGATACCATCGCTCAGAGCGACCTCGCCCCCGGATGAGCATGAACCCTGAGTAAAAAGGGGCCTTAGGACCTCAAATCCTTTTTCTTTTTAATAATTTTTCCACTTTGTGATACTACTTTCTCATTTGTGGATACCATTCGAACATATCACTGCGTCTATGTAACATTCTCTCAACAACATTTCTATATTTTGAGTACGCTTAAGGGACGGAAAGGGGGTACGACACCGCCTTATCTGGCCGTGTTACATTAGAACATTGGGTTCAACGGACCCGTAAAAAGTTTAATAAAGGACATTATCTTCCTGAAATTGTAGAACGGAGGCACCTTAAATATGAGGATCTCAACTGATCAAGAAGAGCTTTGCATCCTAGAAGCCATAAGGACCGCAAACGCTCACCGTGAGGAGCTCGCAGAGGCACTGGTAGACAATTCTGTGCTGATAATCATGGCCGCTACCGCTAGGCGCGACCTTACCGTGCGCGAGGTCTCCAACGTCACCGATATTCCTTTGGCAACGTGTTACAAGCTGGTAGAGAAGATGGCCTCCTTGGGTTTGTTGGCCGAGACCGGAAAGGTCCGCACCTCCACCCGCGGCAAGGCTTCCATGTACAGCTCCTCCATGAAGACGTTCTCTGTCGATGTCTCCAACGGGTACATCGAGATAAACATCGTATGGAAGAACGGGCAGACCATGAACGTGGTGAGGGAAGTCTGCTCCCCCGTCATCACCGGGGATATGGTCGG
The nucleotide sequence above comes from Methanomassiliicoccus sp.. Encoded proteins:
- a CDS encoding metal-dependent hydrolase; this translates as MNGIRYWRFVLLIGHLLIGCILGLLVYHRYGLRSAIPVAAIGAILPDLIDKPLGHILLRGTLDSGRIYAHTLLFLGIVMVAGILYWRSRSSPLLLVLGGGILTHLLLDGMWNIPNTLFWPALGDFLPHSYPDYFGNAFITEITAPLEWLAGLSIIMITLEVFGNSTNGLSEKFLSSVATLRRPLYVLLALGGAMTIAGTFLAMPMDLMDLESGLLTGSSALVGGILLIHREVVSDRSIASSQERN
- a CDS encoding ABC transporter ATP-binding protein, producing MLEIKNLTVQVGERRVLNDVSMSVPSGATCVLFGPNGSGKSTLLSTIMGLGSYKVVDGQIILDGTDITYMPIHERAKLGIGLMSQRPPNLVGVQLRTMLKVTGQGRVDPAKLAGTLDMERFLERDVNVGFSGGEIKRSELLQLAAQNPCIYLLDEPESGVDLQSIERVGTMIHELITGGIACAGKREKEGKSALIITHTGQILDYVEADRGYVMCDGTMYCSGNPRELLREIRTKGYEECIQCRLVRMN
- a CDS encoding SufD family Fe-S cluster assembly protein, which encodes MSASENELRKRAESALEKQAKLGEDFDLSKFEEGARDIPLSSSLDELSDDVQETMIRCGVVPSEAGRVGSMVVLDNSVVASTQTGKGFEMMDTRDALKKYNWLKDYSWKAVDVDADKYTATAYLSDSPGYFIRAMAGHKMKMPIQTCLMVGHDRTAQTIHNIIIVEEGASLEIVTGCTTKSGVERAIHLGISEIYVKKGGSLTFTMIHNWAEQVGVRPRTGIIVEEDGSFVNNYVTLKKVRSVQTYPTARLVGRGAVGHFNTVAVAPPGSVLDLGSRVVLSAPDTKAEIISRSITTGGEVINRGRLVGEAPNIKAHLECRGLILGNKGVNVAIPELEARVPDVEMTHEASLGKIARDQVEYIMSRGLSEDEAVGMIVRGFLEVGIRNIPEGLKAEIDDTIAQSDLAPG